The Microcoleus sp. bin38.metabat.b11b12b14.051 genome contains a region encoding:
- a CDS encoding AAA family ATPase → MTQNTEQLLKKLYNAFNPYSPLPAGDPQYVDCGEVRGDDNITKDLGRNIQRSEQNTCQLYAGHRGAGKSTELLRLEKHLQDKGYFVVYFAADEQDINPEDTEYTDILLACTRHLLETIKDTDSKPLRDWMKDRWNDLKDLALTKVSFETLSLEMQIAQFAKLTANVRNEPSLRQKIREKVNPYTQTLIEALNEFIGAAKKKLPAQYLQLVVIADNLDKIVPFSKDGGERSNLDEIFLDRSEQLKALDCHVVYTVPIAMVHSNRASDLRNNYNNIPQVLPMIMVCNPSGEIYLPGLAKMKEVIEKRVKKVAPNLCLETKLFDTTEALENLCLMSGGHVRNLLSILQGAINQIDELPITAKAVQRSITKERNVYCSVPGKDDWSILAKVSVDREILNDEQHRNLLFSRCILEYRYYNDEGEMQVWYDVHPLIKGIKQFKDAVALLES, encoded by the coding sequence ATGACTCAAAATACAGAACAACTACTAAAAAAGCTCTACAACGCCTTTAACCCATATTCTCCTTTACCAGCAGGCGACCCCCAATATGTTGACTGTGGGGAAGTGCGGGGAGATGACAATATTACCAAAGACTTGGGACGCAACATTCAACGTTCCGAACAAAATACTTGTCAGTTGTATGCAGGACATCGCGGCGCCGGAAAATCTACTGAATTGCTGCGGCTGGAAAAACATTTACAAGACAAAGGTTATTTTGTAGTTTATTTCGCGGCTGACGAACAAGATATCAATCCAGAAGATACTGAATATACAGATATTTTGCTGGCTTGCACCAGACATTTATTAGAAACTATTAAAGATACTGATTCAAAACCTTTGCGCGATTGGATGAAAGACCGTTGGAACGATTTAAAAGATTTAGCGCTGACAAAAGTATCTTTTGAAACATTGAGTTTGGAAATGCAAATTGCTCAGTTTGCCAAGCTGACAGCAAATGTGAGAAACGAACCGAGTTTGCGCCAAAAAATCCGAGAAAAAGTTAATCCCTACACGCAAACACTGATTGAGGCGCTGAATGAGTTTATTGGTGCTGCTAAAAAAAAGTTGCCGGCCCAATATTTGCAACTGGTAGTAATTGCCGATAATTTAGATAAGATTGTACCGTTTTCTAAGGACGGAGGAGAACGCAGCAATCTCGACGAAATTTTTTTAGATCGTAGCGAACAACTCAAAGCTTTAGATTGTCACGTCGTTTACACTGTGCCCATCGCGATGGTGCATTCCAATCGAGCGAGCGATTTAAGAAACAATTATAATAATATTCCGCAAGTGCTGCCAATGATTATGGTATGCAATCCCAGCGGTGAAATTTACCTGCCCGGACTTGCTAAAATGAAAGAGGTGATTGAGAAGCGGGTAAAAAAAGTAGCTCCGAATTTATGTTTAGAAACAAAGTTATTTGATACCACAGAAGCCCTAGAAAATCTGTGTTTGATGAGCGGGGGTCACGTCAGGAATTTGCTGTCGATTTTGCAAGGAGCGATAAATCAGATAGATGAGTTGCCAATTACTGCAAAAGCGGTGCAAAGGTCGATTACAAAAGAACGTAATGTTTATTGCAGTGTTCCTGGAAAAGATGACTGGTCAATTTTAGCTAAAGTATCTGTCGATCGGGAGATACTTAATGACGAACAGCACCGCAATTTGCTGTTCAGCCGCTGTATTTTGGAATATCGATACTATAATGATGAAGGAGAAATGCAGGTTTGGTATGACGTTCACCCGCTGATTAAAGGTATTAAGCAATTTAAGGATGCTGTCGCACTACTTGAGTCATGA
- a CDS encoding type II toxin-antitoxin system RelE/ParE family toxin produces MSYQLIVKNRATQDIRQQANYILVNGNARTAQRFLELAEATFAQLATIPGMGKIVQLVSSGMGEIRQWRIKDFQDYLIFYQIQDDRVEILRVLHGARDLEDILSNIDEEV; encoded by the coding sequence ATGAGTTATCAGTTAATTGTCAAAAATCGTGCTACTCAAGATATCAGGCAACAAGCAAATTATATTCTGGTAAATGGAAATGCTCGTACTGCCCAGCGATTTCTAGAGTTAGCTGAAGCTACTTTTGCCCAATTAGCGACGATACCGGGAATGGGGAAGATCGTGCAATTGGTATCTTCTGGCATGGGGGAAATTCGTCAGTGGCGAATTAAAGATTTTCAGGATTATCTAATCTTTTACCAAATTCAGGACGATCGGGTCGAAATTCTTCGGGTTTTGCATGGTGCTCGGGATTTGGAAGACATTTTATCTAACATCGATGAAGAAGTTTAA
- a CDS encoding tetratricopeptide repeat protein yields the protein MQKLASREKPLDSGEKSIPVNAQNAQTLYDRGNALEAMGRLSAALESWSKAIELEPKFHEAWYNKGVALRKLGQLPEAISAYNKSLKIQPNNPEAWYNRANVLRKLNRLSEAIASYEQAIELKPNYHEAWTNRGNTLVKLEKFSEALESYDKAIAIKADCSEAWYNKAFALKNSGQNAAAIASYDKAIELKPDLHQAWYNRGLALADEKLYPEAVACYDKTLQLRPNSPEVWNKRGTAIAQMGKFKDAIACWDKAIALKPDDSETWYNRGLALANLKRFAEAVGSWDKTLELQPNNIEACYNRAVALRKIERFTEAISSYDKIIALTPDDPNIYYQKACIYALEKSAGDRKNSPEAVATSTRNAIENLSKAIELNPEKYRKLCQNDSKLLTIREEVRFLA from the coding sequence TTGCAAAAATTAGCTAGCAGAGAAAAGCCTCTCGACTCTGGGGAAAAATCCATTCCAGTCAACGCCCAAAACGCTCAAACGCTGTACGATCGCGGTAACGCCCTAGAAGCAATGGGACGCTTGTCAGCAGCACTCGAATCTTGGTCAAAGGCGATCGAACTCGAACCGAAATTTCACGAAGCTTGGTACAACAAAGGCGTAGCCCTCAGAAAATTGGGACAGCTACCAGAAGCAATCTCGGCGTACAACAAATCATTAAAAATTCAACCCAACAATCCAGAAGCGTGGTATAATCGCGCGAACGTTCTGCGAAAGCTCAACAGACTATCAGAAGCGATCGCCTCCTACGAACAGGCGATCGAACTTAAGCCAAACTATCACGAAGCTTGGACGAACCGCGGTAACACCCTCGTCAAATTAGAAAAATTCTCAGAAGCCCTCGAATCCTACGACAAAGCGATCGCCATCAAAGCAGACTGCTCAGAAGCTTGGTACAACAAAGCATTCGCCCTGAAAAACTCGGGTCAAAATGCAGCGGCGATCGCCTCCTACGACAAAGCGATCGAACTAAAACCAGATTTGCATCAAGCCTGGTACAACCGCGGCTTAGCCCTAGCCGATGAAAAACTCTACCCCGAAGCCGTTGCTTGCTACGACAAAACCCTGCAACTGCGGCCGAATTCGCCCGAAGTGTGGAACAAACGCGGCACGGCGATCGCCCAAATGGGAAAATTTAAAGACGCGATCGCCTGCTGGGACAAAGCCATCGCACTCAAGCCAGACGACAGCGAAACCTGGTACAACCGCGGCCTGGCCTTAGCCAACTTAAAACGTTTTGCAGAAGCAGTCGGCTCTTGGGACAAAACCCTAGAGTTGCAGCCCAACAATATCGAAGCCTGCTACAACCGCGCCGTCGCCCTCAGAAAAATTGAACGATTTACTGAAGCGATATCTTCCTACGATAAAATCATCGCACTCACACCCGACGATCCAAATATTTACTATCAAAAAGCCTGCATCTACGCCCTAGAAAAATCAGCAGGCGATCGCAAAAATAGCCCGGAAGCTGTAGCAACGAGCACCCGCAATGCGATCGAAAACTTATCAAAGGCGATCGAACTAAATCCGGAAAAATACCGTAAACTGTGCCAGAATGACTCTAAATTGCTTACAATACGGGAAGAAGTGCGGTTTTTAGCTTGA
- a CDS encoding tetratricopeptide repeat protein — protein MKPKAIDWDEDLPPAEPEEEYQALVRSLKRTDGFRLLFVECSPAEGERLISRVKTDIPQPRIEVLPLDKAVYNFYDLIEELPNRDRINILFVKGLEYSLYEYEQEKKALGWESKDIYSYSWRGVPPVLINLNQQRERFRDNFKICFVFVVPKFVVNYFIQRAPDFFDWRSSLFKFSMDGDSLQAESIKACSERWKKEDYVSLTPEERKRELVRIQTLIDEDRQTPEQKAELFYEQALLYDFAEQSAKAIASYDKALEFKPDYHEAWYGRGIALGNLGRLEEEIASFDKALEFKPDLHDAWNNRGYALYNLGRLEEAIASFDKALEFKPDLHEAWNNRGGALVNLGRLEEAIASYDKALEFKPNLHEVWLNRGNALGNLGRLEEAIASYDKALEFKTDDHEAWINRGNALGKLGRWEEAIASYDKVLEFKPDDPDAFYNKACCYALSGQVDSSIQNLQRAIALNPHKYREVAKTDSDFDKVRSHPEFQALIQG, from the coding sequence ATGAAACCAAAAGCGATCGATTGGGACGAAGATTTGCCACCAGCAGAACCAGAGGAAGAATATCAAGCTCTGGTGCGCTCTCTCAAGCGGACAGATGGTTTTCGGTTGCTGTTTGTTGAGTGTTCGCCGGCGGAGGGGGAACGCTTGATTTCGCGAGTTAAAACTGATATTCCACAGCCAAGAATTGAGGTTTTGCCGTTGGATAAGGCGGTTTATAATTTTTACGATCTAATTGAAGAGTTGCCAAATCGCGATCGAATCAATATCCTGTTTGTCAAGGGTTTAGAATATTCGCTTTACGAGTACGAACAAGAAAAAAAGGCACTTGGATGGGAAAGTAAGGATATTTATTCTTACAGTTGGCGGGGAGTGCCGCCTGTTTTAATTAATTTAAACCAGCAGCGAGAACGATTTCGAGATAATTTTAAGATTTGCTTTGTGTTTGTAGTGCCTAAGTTTGTTGTGAATTATTTTATTCAGCGCGCACCAGATTTTTTTGATTGGCGATCGAGTTTGTTTAAGTTTTCGATGGATGGAGACAGCCTGCAAGCAGAATCAATCAAAGCTTGTTCGGAAAGATGGAAGAAAGAAGATTATGTGTCTCTGACTCCCGAAGAACGCAAACGGGAATTGGTGAGAATTCAAACTTTAATTGATGAAGACAGGCAAACACCTGAACAAAAAGCTGAATTGTTTTATGAACAAGCTTTATTGTATGACTTTGCTGAACAATCTGCAAAGGCGATAGCCTCCTACGACAAAGCCTTAGAATTCAAACCAGATTACCACGAAGCCTGGTACGGCCGGGGCATTGCACTGGGTAATTTAGGCAGATTGGAAGAAGAGATCGCCTCCTTCGACAAAGCCTTAGAATTCAAACCAGATTTACACGATGCCTGGAACAATCGGGGCTATGCACTGTATAATTTAGGCAGATTGGAAGAAGCGATCGCCTCCTTCGACAAAGCCTTAGAATTCAAACCAGATTTACACGAAGCCTGGAACAATCGGGGCGGTGCACTGGTTAATTTAGGCAGGTTGGAAGAAGCGATCGCCTCCTACGACAAAGCCTTAGAATTCAAACCAAATTTACACGAAGTCTGGCTCAATCGGGGCAATGCACTGGGTAATTTAGGCAGATTGGAAGAAGCGATCGCCTCCTACGACAAAGCCTTAGAATTCAAAACAGATGACCACGAAGCCTGGATCAATCGGGGCAATGCACTGGGTAAATTAGGCAGATGGGAAGAAGCGATCGCCTCCTACGATAAAGTCTTAGAATTTAAACCAGATGACCCGGACGCATTTTATAATAAAGCTTGCTGCTATGCGTTAAGCGGTCAAGTTGACTCATCTATTCAAAACTTGCAGCGGGCGATCGCCCTAAATCCTCACAAATACCGAGAAGTGGCAAAAACTGACTCGGATTTTGACAAAGTGCGATCGCACCCTGAGTTTCAAGCGTTAATTCAAGGATAG
- a CDS encoding carboxypeptidase M32, with the protein MQTLDKTQAKFAQLAAYLSEVTDIESASSLLHWDQATYMPAKGATARGRQLATLKQISHEKFTDPKIGELLEDLRFYEQTLPYDSTAASLIRIARRDYDRAARVPATFMSALCRHQADCYEVWATAKAANNFAAVEPYLEKTLELSRQYADFFPGYEHIADPLIDRSDYGMKVSLLRPLFAQLRQELVPIVEAITSQPPADDSSLHQKFSESQQLEFTRTVVKLMGYDFQRGRQDTTLHPFMTNFSIDDVRITTRVYEDHLDQALFSSIHEAGHALYELGNSPEFEGTLLAGGISSGVHESQSRLWENLVGRSRGFWQYFYPQLQSLFPQQLGAVSPDAFYRAINKVSRSLVRTDADEVTYNLHVAIRFDLELAMVEGKLAVRDLPEAWNDRYKTDLGVVPATDSDGAMQDVHWYVGTIGGMFQGYTLGNLMSAQFYETAVKTNPEIPTQIEQGNFTVLHHWLKENIYQHGRKYTAVELIDRVTGSPLTIDPFVRYIRHKYGEFYVI; encoded by the coding sequence ATGCAAACCCTAGACAAAACTCAAGCAAAATTCGCTCAACTCGCAGCATATCTCAGCGAAGTTACGGACATTGAATCAGCCTCCTCACTGCTACATTGGGATCAGGCGACTTATATGCCTGCCAAAGGTGCAACTGCTAGAGGCCGCCAGTTGGCCACTCTCAAACAAATATCCCACGAAAAATTTACTGACCCCAAAATTGGCGAACTCCTAGAAGACTTGCGTTTCTACGAACAAACCCTCCCCTACGATTCCACCGCAGCCAGCCTGATCCGCATCGCCCGCAGAGATTACGATCGCGCCGCCAGAGTCCCCGCCACCTTCATGTCAGCACTCTGCCGCCACCAAGCCGACTGCTACGAAGTTTGGGCCACCGCCAAAGCAGCCAACAACTTCGCAGCAGTCGAACCGTATCTCGAAAAAACCTTAGAATTAAGCAGGCAGTACGCCGACTTTTTCCCCGGATACGAACACATTGCCGATCCTTTGATCGATCGCAGCGACTACGGCATGAAAGTATCCCTGCTGCGCCCGCTGTTCGCCCAACTGCGTCAAGAATTAGTGCCCATAGTCGAAGCCATCACCTCACAACCTCCCGCCGACGACTCCAGTTTGCACCAAAAATTCTCAGAATCCCAACAACTAGAATTCACCCGCACAGTCGTAAAACTGATGGGCTATGACTTCCAGCGCGGACGCCAAGACACCACCCTGCACCCGTTCATGACCAACTTCTCCATAGACGACGTGCGAATCACCACCCGCGTCTACGAAGATCACCTCGATCAAGCACTCTTCAGCAGCATCCACGAAGCCGGACACGCCCTCTACGAACTCGGCAATTCCCCGGAATTTGAAGGAACGCTACTCGCAGGTGGCATTTCCTCCGGCGTGCACGAAAGCCAGTCGCGACTTTGGGAAAATTTAGTCGGGCGCAGCCGCGGTTTTTGGCAGTATTTTTACCCGCAACTGCAAAGCCTGTTTCCGCAGCAGTTGGGTGCAGTATCCCCAGACGCATTTTACCGCGCCATTAACAAAGTCTCGCGCAGTCTCGTCCGCACCGACGCCGACGAAGTAACCTACAACCTCCACGTCGCCATCCGCTTTGACCTAGAATTGGCAATGGTAGAAGGCAAACTAGCAGTGCGAGACCTCCCCGAAGCCTGGAACGATCGCTATAAAACAGACCTCGGTGTTGTCCCCGCCACCGACAGCGACGGCGCCATGCAAGACGTTCACTGGTACGTCGGGACGATCGGCGGAATGTTCCAAGGTTACACCCTCGGCAACTTGATGAGCGCTCAATTCTACGAAACCGCCGTTAAAACTAATCCCGAAATTCCCACACAAATAGAACAGGGAAACTTTACCGTACTCCACCATTGGCTCAAAGAAAACATCTACCAGCACGGCCGCAAATACACCGCCGTCGAATTGATCGATCGTGTCACAGGCTCACCTTTAACTATCGATCCGTTTGTCCGTTACATTCGTCACAAATACGGGGAATTTTATGTCATTTGA
- a CDS encoding Ycf51 family protein, giving the protein MNVNSNLLMYAQWAGILTAALFVLTIIAFILKWGFRFRLVGVTSFMGVIAASIFGLGLGLFSRTEIPGAVRYSLVYDTGGAQTVVTVPPSITESELEATMRQVAADLYSPGRSGSGRDYMTIRVRTVVHPEPGLSQPLFLGEVRRSLATRYDDKMAIDIFPEKVATLKKYQA; this is encoded by the coding sequence ATGAACGTAAATTCTAACCTTTTAATGTACGCCCAATGGGCGGGAATTCTAACAGCAGCTTTGTTTGTTTTAACAATCATAGCATTTATCTTGAAATGGGGTTTTCGCTTCCGATTAGTAGGAGTGACCAGCTTTATGGGCGTCATTGCTGCGAGTATATTCGGTCTCGGTTTGGGACTGTTTTCGCGCACAGAAATTCCCGGTGCAGTTCGCTATTCTTTAGTTTACGATACCGGCGGCGCCCAAACAGTAGTTACCGTGCCACCTTCGATTACTGAGTCGGAGTTAGAAGCCACGATGCGACAAGTGGCTGCGGATTTGTACTCCCCAGGGCGTTCTGGAAGCGGAAGAGACTACATGACAATCAGGGTTCGGACGGTGGTACATCCGGAACCGGGTCTATCGCAGCCGCTGTTTTTGGGCGAGGTGAGGCGATCGCTGGCAACTAGGTATGATGACAAAATGGCGATCGACATCTTCCCCGAAAAAGTCGCAACCCTGAAAAAATACCAAGCCTAA
- a CDS encoding sucrose synthase: protein MSELFEAVIASDEKTDLRQFASDLRALGNKYLLRNDIVSAFAAYCTKYEKPEQFHQSSHLSKLIYYVQEIILEPGSLCVLLRPKIATMEIVRVGDDLTLEPMTVQELLDVRDRFVNHFHPQEGDILELDFGPFYDYSPSIRDPKNIGKGVQFLNRYMSSKLFQDSKQWQETLFNFLRIHRYNGVQLLINDRIKSQEQLSEQVKKALTFVSELAEEEPYERFRFVLQMMGFDAGWGNTAARVQETLGILDELIDSPDAQTLEAFISRIPMIFKIVLVSPHGWFGQEGVLGRPDTGGQVVYVLDQAKNLEKQLQEEIHLAGLESLGVKPKVIILTRLIPNSDGTRCNERLEKVHGTENAWILRVPFREFNPKLTQNWISRFEIWPYLETYAIDAEKELLAEFQGKPDLIIGNYSDGNLVAFLLSRKLKTIQCNIAHALEKSKYLFSNLYWQESEEKYHFAMQFTADIIAMNAANCIVSSTYQEIVGKPDSVGQYESYNCFTMPDLYHVVNGIELFSPKFNVVPPGVNESVYFPYTRSEDRVQGDRDRLNELLFTLEDPEQVFGTLDDPQKRPLFSMARLDRIKNLTGLAELFGKSKELQEKCNLILVAGKLRVEETEDYEEAEEIKKLYAIIEQYNLHGKIRWLGVRLSKSLSGEIYRVIADGQGIFVQPALFEAFGLTILEAMITGIPTFGTQFGGPLEIIQDGVNGFYINPTQHQETAQTILDFLSKCEHNPNYWYEISTRGIDRVYSTYTWKIHTSRLLNLAKTYGFWNYSSKENREDMLRYIEALFYLIYKPRAKALLAEHAKR, encoded by the coding sequence ATGTCTGAACTCTTTGAGGCTGTTATTGCCAGCGACGAAAAAACCGACTTGCGGCAGTTTGCCAGCGATTTGCGGGCTTTGGGAAACAAATATTTGCTGCGAAACGACATAGTTAGCGCTTTTGCCGCCTACTGCACCAAATACGAAAAGCCCGAACAGTTCCATCAATCTTCTCATTTGAGCAAACTGATTTACTACGTTCAGGAAATTATTCTCGAACCAGGCAGCCTTTGCGTCCTGCTGCGGCCAAAAATTGCGACAATGGAAATAGTCCGAGTCGGAGACGATTTGACACTAGAGCCGATGACAGTCCAAGAATTGCTCGACGTGCGCGATCGCTTCGTCAACCACTTTCACCCCCAAGAAGGTGACATCCTCGAACTAGATTTCGGCCCGTTTTACGACTATTCGCCCTCCATACGCGACCCCAAAAACATCGGTAAAGGAGTGCAATTCCTCAACCGATATATGTCCAGCAAACTGTTTCAAGACTCCAAACAGTGGCAGGAAACTCTATTTAATTTCTTGCGAATTCACCGCTACAACGGCGTACAGTTACTAATTAACGATCGCATAAAATCGCAAGAACAACTTTCAGAACAAGTCAAAAAAGCCCTCACCTTTGTCAGCGAACTTGCTGAAGAAGAACCCTACGAAAGATTTCGATTTGTCTTGCAAATGATGGGTTTTGACGCAGGTTGGGGAAATACCGCAGCCCGCGTCCAAGAAACCTTAGGAATTCTAGACGAATTAATTGATTCCCCCGACGCGCAAACCCTGGAAGCATTTATTTCTCGCATCCCGATGATTTTCAAAATCGTCCTAGTTTCTCCTCACGGCTGGTTCGGCCAAGAAGGAGTTTTGGGGCGGCCGGATACGGGCGGTCAAGTAGTTTACGTACTCGATCAAGCCAAGAATTTAGAGAAACAACTGCAAGAAGAAATTCATCTGGCAGGCCTCGAAAGTTTAGGCGTCAAACCAAAAGTAATTATTCTCACCCGGTTAATTCCTAACAGCGACGGTACCCGCTGCAACGAACGCTTGGAAAAGGTTCACGGCACCGAAAATGCTTGGATTTTGCGGGTTCCATTCCGCGAGTTCAATCCCAAATTGACTCAAAATTGGATTTCGCGCTTCGAGATTTGGCCTTATTTGGAAACCTACGCGATCGATGCAGAAAAAGAACTGCTGGCAGAGTTTCAAGGCAAGCCAGATTTAATTATCGGCAATTATTCTGACGGCAACTTGGTAGCATTTTTGCTGTCGCGAAAACTCAAAACTATTCAGTGCAATATTGCCCACGCACTCGAAAAATCTAAATATTTGTTCAGCAATCTCTACTGGCAAGAATCCGAGGAAAAATACCATTTTGCCATGCAATTTACTGCCGATATCATTGCCATGAATGCGGCTAATTGTATTGTCAGCAGCACCTATCAAGAGATTGTTGGTAAACCCGATAGTGTCGGTCAGTACGAATCTTACAATTGTTTTACCATGCCGGATTTGTACCATGTCGTCAACGGCATTGAACTGTTCAGCCCTAAATTTAACGTCGTGCCGCCGGGAGTCAACGAAAGCGTATACTTTCCCTATACGCGCAGCGAAGATAGGGTGCAGGGCGATCGCGATCGACTCAACGAACTGCTGTTTACCCTAGAAGACCCGGAACAAGTCTTCGGAACACTCGACGACCCGCAAAAGCGCCCTTTATTTTCCATGGCCAGGCTCGATCGCATTAAAAACCTCACAGGCCTAGCAGAATTGTTTGGAAAAAGCAAGGAATTGCAAGAAAAATGCAACTTAATTCTAGTAGCCGGCAAGCTCAGAGTAGAAGAAACCGAAGACTACGAAGAAGCCGAAGAAATTAAAAAGCTCTACGCAATTATCGAGCAATACAACCTGCACGGTAAAATTCGCTGGCTGGGAGTGCGGCTTTCCAAAAGCCTGTCCGGCGAAATCTACCGGGTAATCGCCGACGGCCAAGGTATATTTGTACAGCCAGCCTTATTTGAAGCTTTCGGCTTGACAATCCTTGAAGCAATGATTACCGGCATTCCAACATTCGGGACGCAGTTTGGCGGCCCCCTGGAAATCATTCAAGACGGGGTAAATGGGTTTTATATCAACCCGACCCAACACCAGGAAACCGCGCAAACAATTCTCGATTTTTTATCGAAATGCGAACACAATCCCAACTATTGGTATGAAATTTCAACCCGAGGAATAGACCGAGTTTACAGCACGTATACTTGGAAAATTCATACTAGCAGGCTGCTAAACCTTGCCAAGACTTACGGTTTCTGGAACTACTCGTCTAAGGAAAACCGCGAAGATATGCTCCGCTACATAGAAGCGCTGTTTTATCTGATTTACAAGCCGAGAGCAAAGGCTTTACTCGCAGAACACGCGAAGCGCTAA